The Microcebus murinus isolate Inina chromosome 23, M.murinus_Inina_mat1.0, whole genome shotgun sequence genome includes the window tgaatttattaattaataataaggAGTAATGACTTACATCTTATCACTAACTTAAGGTATGACTTAGGGTGATTTTCATATGTGTGTGAAGTGATACAATTTCAAAGACAGAGACAACGATGTCTTTCTCATTTACTGTGAAGCAGAGAGCATCAGGAGCTATATAGAAAGCGCTGAGCTATTTAGGAGAGTGATAGATAAAAATGGACTGTGATGTAATTGCATCTAATTTCTTAccatagatattttataaattggaTCCATAGCACTTTGGTTTGCCAAGTTTTAATATGACGCTTTTAAGAAGTGAGGCACTAGTCTCAGATTATAATTACATTGTCACACCTTGACAAAAAGtcttatttatgaataaaaatgagtttaacaatacttggaatataaaaatgagaactgGATTAATAACTAAAATTCTTAATAAAGGTGTGCATTTTATTAACCCCAGGAAGAACCATGCGGGTCTCTTTCACAGCTGGGATACTCCAGTTTCCCATCCTGACACTTCGTTCGAAAGGGTGGAGATGTTGCTGCCAGGCGGTATCTGTGTTTACACATGAATTCAACAGTTTCACCTGTTTGGGCATAAAACTTCTGTTGGTGCTTCCACCTTAAcattatgttatatttttccaTGATTTCTTCTGATATTACACACGGttctgaaagtagaaaaaaatgaacataaaacatTTAGTAGTGTCGTATAATGGTTCAGGAATTCTTTCTCAAAACCCTTTCCAAACTAGCTctgtaaaaacataatttaaaagttaaaatgataaatgacatGTAAATTAGGTACCATGTTTAATGTGTGCTGATAGTTGGGTATTATTATCAAAGATTCACAACATCAATTATATTAAGAGCCTTGCATTTTGGAGCCCATCATTGCTGTTTTTGTTTGACTAGATGTTGATCAAATGGTACAAACTAATGTAGACCATGATATCTATAGCTAATAATACTGGTATTTTTTACTGGAAATTCAGTAAGACACCAGATTTTAAGTGTCCTTACAACACACACATACGCATCCACACATACACAATGGTAACTATAGGTGATGTGAATGTGTTAATTACTTTGATTGTGGTCTaattattgcattttaaatatatcaaatcatcacatcctacaccatgaatatatataatttttatttgtaaagaaaaaaatttaaaaaaatatataaaaattaaaaaactatttcctaaactataatttgtcaaatataaatatttgataggCAAGAATTCAGCAGAATGGTTATttgttttcccccaaaattcTACTGTCAATAACAAAATATGACACATCAACTTTTCCAGGATCCATGGAATATTAAAGTACTTACTTAAGCATTTTGGTGGTTCTGACCACTGTCCATTTCTACATGTTATTCGCTTGTTTCCCTGAAGTGCATACAAGTTCTGGCATTGATACTCAACTGAGGAGCCTCGAGCATAGACTTGCAATGGGAATGAAGTAATGTCTCCATTGTCAATAGCTGGAGGGGTCTTACATTTTCCTTGAGAATCTAAAAAACATCATTTGATACATTGAGAGAGCAATTCAAATTATAGTTTAaagtaaggcaaaaaaaaatgcagcacTTTATATAATATCAATGCCTTTGTGATTTCTGTGCCAATAAATAATTAGAGggacaaattttaattaaattgctACATTTTTAAGgtcttcttcctttctcactgAAAGCACACATAATGCATTAAGAAGGATGTCAGCTTTGCAGTATTCCAGGCTtaagaaatgccttttttttttctttcttatttcagcatattatgggggtacagaatgtctttttcagtaaaaaaaaatgctgaacagaCAGTTAAGATAgagaatatcttttgtttttatacacAACATGCTATAGAGGAGATTAGAtctttagtcatttttttctcttagttttcattttgattacaGAAGAAACATCAGCTCCCTGAAAAAACTCAAAGAATACAAATTTATAGAAGGTAAAAGAGAGTGGTTGGCTTCCTGATATGTACAAAATGAGAAACTTACTCCTTCTGTTAAGTacagctcaaactcctgacaataatgtaaaaaacaaaacaaaacgcaCATTAGAGAATTCTGAAGGATGTAGAGAATTCCATCTGGTGAGAGACTTCCCTGGAATCAAGGAATGACAAAACAGTGTGTCATCTCTATTGTCTTTAGccaaatattcagaaaagaagCTACTAGGCAAGATCAAGTCTTtcgttttctgtttctgttttttaacaaTATCTTGCCTACCACAGGAAAACGTCATGAGAAACCAATGCCCACCCTCCACATCCCCTGTCAGACACAGGTCAGATTAGGAACTACCCTCCCACCCACATGATGAAGTGACTAGACATTTCCCCCTTTGCCTGTGGGGTCAGCAGAGGCCAAGTGAGAAACCTGGACTTGCACCTGTCATGGTAGTAATGGAACGGGttaaacaaaagatttaaatacaaTCTAGACTCTCAAAATCTAATATGCACAATATCAAGAATAACTTAATCAAAATCACTCATCATATTATGGACATggaaatctcaaaaaaaagaaagacaagcaaTAAAAGACAATACGGAAATGACATAGATACTGAAATTGACAACACTTTTAAAATCCCAAGAGgaattaaaatactgaaaagcataccagaatttttttaaaacctcactGGATAGGCTTAATAGTATAACAGAATGGGAGATGACAGGAGGATAAATCCACACACTTGAAGACAGAAcaatataaattacccagtctcaaaatagactgaaaatttttaaaatggacagtGCTTCAAAGATCTTTAGAACAGAGCCAAAAACTCAAGATCCTGAAAGAGAGGAGAGTAggtgtttggttgaaaaaaaaccGCCAaataataatggctgagaatttcccaaattGGGCATAAGgcataattttacatattctaGAGGCTGAGCAAACTCCAAACAGGATAAGCTCAATCAAATTCAGAccaatacacatttaaaaaaactacctaatgaaaaataaaaacatcttgaaAGCAGCTAGATAGAAATATGCATTTCCTACAGGGACCATGGATTCAAAAGACAATGGGTTTCTTATCCCTCTCCATGGAGACATTAGGAAGTGGCACATTGTTCAAGTACTTAAAGAGAAGGACTCTCAACTCCAAATTTCATATCCAGTGACACTATCCTTTAGGAATAAGGAGATTAATAGAGAGTCAACGGGAAACCAAGAGAATTTGTCTTCAGCCAACTTACTCTTAAAGATTACTAAAGGAAtccttcaaataaaaataaaaagatgacagAAAGAGATAAAGACTTCAGGAGGTAGGAAAGAACAATGTAATTGATAAAAGAGGGGTACATATAATAGATGGTCTTTTCTCTCATGAGTTTGTTCAATTATGTTTGATGTTTGCAGCAAAATGATGTCCTTTCATATGTTGCTCAATGTATGTACAGGAAATACCAAAGGCATTCATATTCAAAATGTGGGGAGAGTCAATGGATCTAAATGAAAGTAAggtttccatatttcaattgaaGGGTAAAATTTCAATATTGGTAGAAAGTGATAGAAAGTTACATATCTacagcaataattttttaaagggataAAACAAACTATAGAGATATACTTAAAAgtaataaagatgaataaaaatgaaattctttaaaattgtttcccAAAGGAAGGGAGGAATAGGGAAACGGGACTGAGAAATAGaggaaaacacacaaataaaataactagCATATGGCCTACCATGCCAATAATTACTTTAACTATAAATGTTCTAAGTACACCAGTTAAAAGGCCAAGAATGGCTTGATGGATATGCAGACAAAACCCAACTATGTGCTGTCTCCATAAAACTCACTTCAACATAAAAACATGGGTATATTctaagtaaaagaatggaaaaaacatacCAGgcaaagattaattttaaaaagatggaagtGGATAATATCAAATTTCCTATGTTGGTTTCCCTTATTTCCTGAACTCTAAACTATCAAGTGCCCATGACTATGTgctaagaattctttgtataaatataataGTTCCCTGGAGGAGTCAGTGAGTCACATACCTTCAGTATAACCTATATACTGAAGATTCCCAAATTTGTGTCACATTGTAGGATCTCTCTTTAATTGCCTTTATCCATCTCAAAATGGCTATCTCTTAGGACTGGCAGTTGTACACAATGTGTCTCGTACACTTTTATTCCTCAGAAATATCTGTCTTAATGCCTAAGGTCAAAAATGATTCCAGATTCTAATTGTTCCTTTACTGTGGTTgaatttttcctgaaaataatatattgctTGGTTGAGTTTACccaaagaattaaattttaagcaccatcattttattttcatttgaaaaatatatactacAAGAATTACTTCACTTTATTGATATGAACATCTTTTACCCCTAGTATATTCTCAAAGTATTTTGGAGAAATAGAATATTCTACCTTTGCATTGAGGTGGTTCTGTCCAAGTTCCGTTTAGACACATCACTTCTACATCCCCATACATGTCATAAGGTCTCTCACATTCATAGCGGACTTTCTCGCCAGGTGGATACCTACTCATCGGTGTTGATATTATATTAGCATTTTCCACTGTGGGTGGATTCACAcagaaaatatctgaatagaaAGACAAAAGACATTCCCACCTAGTGTTCATTTGAAGTAGCAAATCAATGAACAGGATTGCAAATGCCTTTCAAGGGGGATTTTAATTCAACAGATAATCTGTCATAAAAGATTTTGTTGATTTGAATAAATTTACATGTAATATTGAGGAAAAGGAGACAAAGCAGCAATTTTTTGTAAGTTTATAAGCTTCCACATTCT containing:
- the LOC105859529 gene encoding complement factor H-related protein 1 isoform X3; its protein translation is MFSYTQLGFSSMLLLINVILLLWVSIVQGQVGLCNFPKINHGILYDEEKPLFPAYTGRFFYYSCEYNFASPSKSFWTRITCTEEGWSPTPRCLRLCFFPFVENGHSASSGQTHVEGDTVQIVCDKGYSLQHGESTISCAESGWSTPPKCIPSNIFCVNPPTVENANIISTPMSRYPPGEKVRYECERPYDMYGDVEVMCLNGTWTEPPQCKDSQGKCKTPPAIDNGDITSFPLQVYARGSSVEYQCQNLYALQGNKRITCRNGQWSEPPKCLKPCVISEEIMEKYNIMLRWKHQQKFYAQTGETVEFMCKHRYRLAATSPPFRTKCQDGKLEYPSCERDPHGSSWG